The following coding sequences are from one Dreissena polymorpha isolate Duluth1 chromosome 8, UMN_Dpol_1.0, whole genome shotgun sequence window:
- the LOC127842875 gene encoding uncharacterized protein LOC127842875: MKFLCLLLCLAVANAYYKGGKYGGNYGSVGGYGGGYGGGYGGYGNQGGYGGYGNQGGYGGYGNQGGYGGNGNQGKYGGYGNQGGYGGYENQGKYGGYGNQGEYGGYGNQVKNGGYGNQGGYGGYGNQGKYGGYGNQGGYGGYGNQGGYGGYGNQGGYGGYGNQGKYGGYGNQGGYGGYGNQGKYGGYGNQGGYGGYGNQGGYGGYGNQGGYGGYGNQGKYGGYGNQGGYGGYGNQGGYGGYGNQGGYGGYQGGYGGYGSYGNQGFFGGKYSKGWY; encoded by the coding sequence ATGAAGTTCCTCTGCTTGCTGCTCTGCTTGGCTGTGGCCAATGCGTACTACAAGGGCGGAAAATACGGTGGAAACTACGGGAGCGTAGGAGGATACGGAGGCGGTTACGGTGGAGGCTATGGCGGTTATGGAAACCAGGGTGGATATGGCGGCTATGGAAACCAGGGTGGATATGGCGGCTATGGAAACCAGGGTGGATATGGCGGTAATGGAAACCAGGGCAAATATGGCGGTTATGGAAACCAGGGTGGATATGGCGGTTATGAAAACCAGGGCAAATATGGCGGTTATGGAAACCAGGGTGAATATGGCGGTTATGGAAACCAGGTCAAAAATGGCGGTTATGGAAACCAAGGTGGATATGGCGGTTATGGAAACCAGGGCAAATATGGCGGTTATGGAAACCAGGGTGGATATGGCGGGTATGGAAACCAGGGTGGATATGGCGGTTATGGAAACCAGGGTGGATATGGCGGCTATGGAAACCAGGGCAAATATGGCGGTTATGGAAACCAGGGTGGATATGGCGGCTATGGAAACCAGGGCAAATATGGCGGTTATGGAAACCAGGGTGGATATGGCGGTTATGGAAACCAGGGTGGATATGGCGGTTATGGAAACCAGGGTGGATATGGCGGTTACGGAAACCAGGGCAAATATGGCGGTTATGGAAACCAGGGTGGATATGGCGGCTATGGAAACCAGGGTGGATATGGCGGTTATGGAAATCAGGGTGGATACGGCGGATACCAGGGAGGTTACGGGGGATATGGATCGTATGGAAATCAGGGATTCTTCGGTGGCAAATACTCCAAGGGATGGTATTAA